CACCGACGAAGCCGGCGTACTGGATCGGCAGGAACATGTAGGTGATCCAGCGGTAGTAGCGGTCCTGCTCCAGCGCCTCGATCACGTCGTCGGGAGGGTTGGACCGGTCGAGCCCGGCAACGAGGTCGATGGCGGGCACCACCCCCAGGATCACGATCGGGCCGATCCAGAACCACGCGCCCCACCCGGTCACCCGCCACATCCCGATCGCGATGAACGCCAGGGACGGGACCACCAGGCCGATCAGCCACAGGTAGCGCTTGCGGTCGCGCCAGCCCTCGGTCGAGCCCTCGGGAACGGTGCTGTGGGCGATGGTCTCGGGCACGGCTGCCTCCTCGGTCTCCGCGGCGGGCGGGAGTTGGCTCGACCGCCTTGGTTTACATCACCATGCAGTTTGTAAAGCACGGTGTCAAGGGTTCCGCCGGCACCCCGAGTTGCCGAGACGGGGCGTGGAGGGCGAGATTGGGGGCATGAGTGGTTCGGGACTCGCCTTCGGCATCGACTTCGGCGGCAGTGGCATCAAGGGCGCACCGGTGGACCTGGAGGCGGGTGAGTTCGCCGAGGAGCGCGTGCGCATCGACACGCCGCAGCCGGCGACCCCGGACGCCGTGGCCACCGTGTTCAAGGAGCTGCTAGGAAAGTTCGCGGACTCCGACGGACCGGTCGGGGTGACCGTCCCCGGAGTCGTCAAGCACGGCGTGGTGCACTCGGCCGCCAACATCGACAAGCACTGGATCGGCGAGGACGCCGACAAGCTGTTCACCGACGCCACGGGCCGCGACGTCCATGTCGTCAACGACGCCGACGCGGCCGGCCTGGCCGAGGTGAGATACGGCGCGGCCAAGGGTCGGCAGGGCCTGGTCATCGTCACCACGCTCGGCACCGGCATCGGCTCAGCGCTGGTCTACGACGGGGTGCTGGTCCCCAACAGCGAGCTCGGCCACCTCGAGATCGACGGGCACGACGCCGAGAAGCGGGCAGCCTCGTCGGTCAAGGAGCGGGAGGACCTCTCCTGGGAGGACTGGGCCGCCCGGCTCACGACGTACTACCGCAAGCTGGAGGACCTGTTCTCCCCCGAGCTCTTCGTGGTCGGCGGCGGCGTGAGCAAGAAGGCCGACAAGTTCCTGTCGCTGATCGACATCGACACCGAGATCATCGCAGCCGCCCTCGAGAACGCCGCCGGGATCGTGGGCGCCGCGCTCTACGCCACCGAGAGCAACGACTGACCGAGCGGCCGCGAGCGCCTGAGGGGGCGACCATCGTGGCCGCCCGTCTCGGGTGCCGGTCAGCCCGCCGCGGCCTCGGCAGCGGGTCCCTCGGCCAGTGCGGCCTCGATGGCGGGACGCAGCTTCTCCGGCTCCTTGGTGGGCCCGAAGCGCTTGAGCACCCGGCCGTCGCGGCCGATCAGGAACTTGGTGAAGTTCCACTTGATGTTGGCCCCCAGGGCCCCCGACTTCTTGTGCTTGAGCCAGACGTAGAGCGGGTGGGTGTCGTCGCCGTTGACGTCGATCTTGGAGAACATCGGGAACGTGACCCCGTAGTTCTTCGAGCAGAAGGCGCCGATCTCCTCCTCGGTGCCCGGCTCCTGGTGGCCGAACTGGTCGCACGGGAAGCCGAGGATGGTCAGACCCTGGTCGGCGAAGTCGTCGTACAGCCGCTGCAGGCCTTCGTACTGCGGCGTGAGCCCGCACTTGCTGGCGGTGTTGACGACGAGGACGACGTCACCGACGTAGTCGCCAAGGGCCTGGTCCTGTCCGGTGAGCGTGGTCGCGGAGAAGTCCCCGAGAGTGGTCATGCGTCTGCTCCTCTGATGGCGGCGGCGACGGCCTTGGGGACGTCGGGGTTGAAGACACTCGGAATGATGAAGTTGGGGTTGAGCTCGTCGTCCTTGACGACCAGGGCGATCGCCTCGGCCGCCTTGAGCAGCATCGCGGTGGTGATCTCGGTGGCACGGGCGTCGAGCAGCCCGCGGAACACGCCGGGGAACGCCAGCACGTTGTTGATCTGGTTGGGGAAGTCCGAGCGCCCGCTCGCGACGACCGCGGCGTAGCGCTCGGCATCGGCCGGGTCGACCTCCGGGTCGGGGTTCGCCAGCGCGAAGACCACGCTCCTGGGCGCCATGTCCGCGATCCACTCGGCCGGCAGGATCCCCGGCGCACTGACCCCGATGAACACGTCGGCCCCGCGCAGCGCGTCGTGCAGGCCGCCGCGCAGGCCGTGCGGGTTGGTGCGGGCCGCGAGCTCTGCCATGGCCGGGCTCAGCGTCTCGTCGCCGGCGCAGAGGATGCCCTCGCGGTCGTTGACCACGACGTCGGCCGCGCCGCCGGCCAGGAGCAGGGTGACGATCGCCGAGCCGGCGGCACCGCCACCCGAGACGACGATCCGGACGTCGGGCAGCCTCTTCTCCACGCAGCGCAGCGCGTTGGTCAGCGCGGCCAGGACGACGATGGCGGTGCCGTGCTGGTCGTCGTGGAAGACCGGGATGTCGAGGCTGGCCCTCAGCCGCCGCTCGACCTCGAAGCAGCGCGGGGCCGCGATGTCCTCGAGGTTGATGCCGCCGAAGCCGGGGGCGATCATCTCCACGGCCTTGACGATCTCGTCGGTGTCCTGGGTGGCCAGGCAGATCGGCCAGGCGTCGATGTCGGCGAACCGCTTGAACAGCGCGGCCTTGCCCTCCATCACCGGCAGCGCGGCGCCCGGGCCGATGTTGCCGAGGCCGAGCACGGCCGAGCCGTCGGTGACCACGGCGACGGAGTTGCCCTTGATGGTCAGGCGGCGGACGTCGTCGGGGTTCTTCGACAACGCCAGGCTGACTCGCCCCACGCCGGGGGTGTAGGCCATCGACAGGTCGTCGCGGGTCTTCAGCGGCACCTTCGACCTGACCT
This genomic window from Nocardioides cynanchi contains:
- the ppgK gene encoding polyphosphate--glucose phosphotransferase, with the protein product MSGSGLAFGIDFGGSGIKGAPVDLEAGEFAEERVRIDTPQPATPDAVATVFKELLGKFADSDGPVGVTVPGVVKHGVVHSAANIDKHWIGEDADKLFTDATGRDVHVVNDADAAGLAEVRYGAAKGRQGLVIVTTLGTGIGSALVYDGVLVPNSELGHLEIDGHDAEKRAASSVKEREDLSWEDWAARLTTYYRKLEDLFSPELFVVGGGVSKKADKFLSLIDIDTEIIAAALENAAGIVGAALYATESND
- a CDS encoding glutathione peroxidase, with translation MTTLGDFSATTLTGQDQALGDYVGDVVLVVNTASKCGLTPQYEGLQRLYDDFADQGLTILGFPCDQFGHQEPGTEEEIGAFCSKNYGVTFPMFSKIDVNGDDTHPLYVWLKHKKSGALGANIKWNFTKFLIGRDGRVLKRFGPTKEPEKLRPAIEAALAEGPAAEAAAG
- a CDS encoding NAD-dependent malic enzyme → MSATPSSYSITMRLHTAPDHGIVGAVATAISSAGGIVTGIDVADSSHDRLVVDVTCSASDSDHSELLVDAVRQVEGVEVHKVSDRTFLLHIGGKIEVRSKVPLKTRDDLSMAYTPGVGRVSLALSKNPDDVRRLTIKGNSVAVVTDGSAVLGLGNIGPGAALPVMEGKAALFKRFADIDAWPICLATQDTDEIVKAVEMIAPGFGGINLEDIAAPRCFEVERRLRASLDIPVFHDDQHGTAIVVLAALTNALRCVEKRLPDVRIVVSGGGAAGSAIVTLLLAGGAADVVVNDREGILCAGDETLSPAMAELAARTNPHGLRGGLHDALRGADVFIGVSAPGILPAEWIADMAPRSVVFALANPDPEVDPADAERYAAVVASGRSDFPNQINNVLAFPGVFRGLLDARATEITTAMLLKAAEAIALVVKDDELNPNFIIPSVFNPDVPKAVAAAIRGADA